The Manihot esculenta cultivar AM560-2 chromosome 17, M.esculenta_v8, whole genome shotgun sequence genome contains the following window.
ATCCAGTGGCATTCTCGTTATTTTATGATCTTTTCCAGGTCAAATTCCTTGCCTCTCTGTATTTAGTTCACCTTCTCTTGCCTCAACTTCATTTAACTAGTACTGCCTCTTGACCAGAAAACCAGaacaaaaattttttaaaggcCCGAATTTCTGTTCACGGAAATTTTTCTAGCTTTTTGAGTTGCTTGGTCTATAGCGGTAGCAGTGTTGAGGGAGCTTCGTCGGAAAATGACGTCGGGGACGAGAATGCCGACGTGGAAGGAGAGGGAGAATAATAAGAGAAGAGAGAGGAGAAGAAGGGCGATCGCCGCGAAGATCTATGCTGGATTGAGAATGTATGGAAATTACAAGCTCCCTAAGCACTGTGACAATAATGAGGTCCTTAAAGCTCTCTGCAACGAGGCCGGTTGGACAGTTGAAGAAGATGGCACCACTTACAGAAAGGTAATCtcataaaagaaatcaattattaattttaacgacTGTGTATCTGCACGTTAACTGGTTTTAGCTTGCTGCAAGCTGGTGACTATGCGAGTAAGTgaggtttttaattttatactgATGATTAGAAGCGCCGGTCGTTTTGGACACTCAACAGATCTGAAGTATGCATTATATTTTGAAACAGAATTCCCGAATTTATTTCCCCGGCGACCTGAGATGCAAAATAAATGTTAATGGAGCTGGCTTGTTTTTCCTAGCTACTGTGCGCCGGGTAAATCTTGGCGTACGATAGCGAGGGCAAGAATCATCGCCagagaaagaaaaaagtaaCGCATACTGATGGACGGTTGGGATTGGTTTTGGTTGGTTTCATATGACGTTAGATCGTATCCGTTTGTGTTGTTTCTCTTTTTCACttttttcattttccttttcaacGCACGAAACACAAGATCGTAAGATTCGGTCTGGGCTTCGATCCTTGTATCGGAACACAGTAAACAGTAACTCAGATATTGCGGAGACACTTTTTTCAGACGAAAATGTCCATATCTGTAGTCACTGGGGGGCAACTAAGTTCAGTAAATTCGAGGGGCGGTTTAGTCATTTCAATGCATAATTGTCTTCTAGATGGAACTTTTCCTTGGAATGCTTTTGATGCAAGTCTGATGTTTCTTTTTTACTATCTGCTTCAATTTTTACCTCTCTTCGGATTCCTGATCCTCCGTCTGTTTTGCGACCCTTTTTTgtgaaaaatcttattttagtATTCTCTATCAAGTTTATGCTACGTATTGGCGTGGTCATTTTGGTCATTTCAGCCCAAGAAAATTGGGAgtgaataaatacaatttaccCCGATATTCTCGCGGGTACTAGCAAtagtttaattgatttttactcTTATATGAATTTGTTTGTGGTGATAAAGTTGAAAAGAGTGgtcttaatttaataaattatggaGTGCAGAGATCAGATAAGTCGCATATTGACTGCAGTCTTCCTCTCAAAAAGATCAAATCCTTGGATTCATTGAGAAAAGATTTTAAAAGAAGTTAAAGCTTCTGGGGAAACTGTTTGGATTACTGTAGGATAATTTCTCGTTGGGGTGTTGAGAGATGGCGTGTCGTGCGATGCAATATTTTGATAACGCTATTCTTTGGCATTAATTCCTGCTTTAACAAAGTTTTTGTCGGGTTTCAATTACAATGTTGCCCTCCTCTCATGTTGTCCTCCTCTCATGTTGTCCATTGCTTTGATAGTGTACTTCGGATAAAGCGTGTGGAAATGGTGGCTTAGTGGGTCACGCAGTGATcgctttttgttaaaaaaaaaagtgtttgcGCGAAATTTGCATGAGCGGAAGAAAGGTGAGGTGGGGGCGGGAGATGAAGGGGCTACCCGTACTTTGTATCTCATCTtgttctatttgtggggttgaaaaaacttttaattaagAGATTTATAGAGGCAAATGGAGTTGGAGTAGGTCTTAGTTAATTCTTAAGGGTGTTTTGGTGATGGACCATGCGAGAGGCATCATTAAGGTATGAAGGAACCATCTCAATGTTTATGTCAATCTGTGGCCATTGGAGCAGATCATGACAAGTGTGAGTATGAGATAATTTCAGAGATTTGTCGAATCACGATACGTTGTCCTTTATGAACTTGAATTGTGATGGCACCTATTATTTGTTCGATTAGAGAGAAATTAGGTGCTGTAATCCACCCTGTACTAAACTTACAACTGAGTCAATGGGGTAGGGTTCTCTCGTGCTGCTTACCATAATTTGTGGGTCTGGTCACCGTGGACAAGACCCAATGAAAATTTTCAGCTTTTGTAGGTAACGTCTAACTGCTCTCTGTCCTAAGGTTGTGCACTCAGTCAAATTTACCCTCTCCTGTAGAATGTCATGTATGTGTGAAGTGTTCACATGGCTTCAAAGCTGTGGATATTGTACTTGTTTTGGTGTTATTGTAAAGCACATTAAAACACCTCAAGCACTTTTCCAATTGATGCTGCGATAGTTCCAATCCAATTTCATTTTAATAAGTAACTTGATGCAAATGATGAATTTTGGAGTAATTTAAGGTTGCATCTTAGGTTATAAAAATTGCTGTCATTGGCATAAGCCTTAGCCGATGCATCCACGTGCTATAACCTCTATAGGGAAGCTGAAGGAATAAATACAAGTAGCGCAACTTGTGATATTTAGAAAATTGCTACGgctgttttatttgtttttaagtTTTGGTTTGCATATATGGACACGTCTCCCTGCATTGTCTTGCTCACTGTGTTCATTTGTATAGGGCTGCAAACCTGTGGAACGCATGGACATTATGGGAGGGTCTGCATCAGCTAGTCCATGCTCGTCCTACCAACCAAGTCCATGTGCATCTTATAATCCTAGTCCTGGTTCATCTTCTTTCCCTAGTCCTGTTTCAACCCGTTACACTGCCaataataatggtaatactGATGCCAATTCCCTCATCCCATGGCTTAAAAACCTCTCATCTAGCTCCTCATCCAAGCACCCTCACCAGCTCTTCATTCACAGTGGTTCCATAAGTGCTCCAGTCACCCCTCCATTGAGCTCCCCAACTGCTCGAACTCCCCGCACCAAAAATGACTGGGATGATCCAATGGCAGGTTCATCCTGGGCAGGTCAGAACTATCCATTCCTGCCCTCATCTATGCCTTCATCTACTCCACCAAGTCCTGGCCGTCAGGTTTTGCCAGATTCAGGATGGCTAGCTGGTATTGAAATTCCTCTTAGTGGACCATCATCACCCACATTTAGCCTCGTTTCACGGAACCCATTTGGCTTCAGAGATGAGCCTCTATCCGGAGCTGGATCTCGAATGTGGACTCCTGGGCAAAGCGGGACATGCTCCCCTGCTGTCCCTGCGGGTGTTGACCAGACAGCAGATGTTCCAATGGCAGACAGTATGGCAGCTGAATTTGCATTTGGAAGTCACACAACAGGGTTAGTGAAACCTTGGGAAGGAGAGAGGATCCACGAGGAATGTGTATCTGATGATCTTGAGCTTACACTTGGAAACTCCAGTACCAGGTAAAATGAAATAATCCATAGAAGAAAAATGTAACCTGTTTTCCATTTCCTCCAGCTCGTCTTTAACGACTTGCATTCTTGGTGCAGATAAGGGGAAAAGATACAAGGGTGAGAATAAATTATCCTTGTATATTTGCTTTGGCTTCTTCCTTCCCTTTTACGCCTTCATGCCAATTACTTCGTATTGTGCATGCTTCATTCGGCAGGGAGCTGAGATAGAAGTACAGTGAGTAGGAGCACCAGttccttttttttattacttattttgttttctttttctctgtttttttttcaacaggagagaactgaaaattaatttataaatagttCATGGTGGTGACTTTGCCCCTTCAGTTCAACCCATTCTTCCttgaattttcattttttttttaatcctttTGTCCCCGAAAGAGAAGATCCCGTTGCAACATTGATGCTTGTTTGGTGTGATTTGGAATTGTGCCAATGAAAGGGaatttggatttcaagatcaactAATTAGTTCTGACAATTCTCTTGtatctttctttattaattttcatgtGTTCTGCAATACTATTAATTGCAGTTTTCTTGATATTGTTATATCACCAGCCTCTCTGCTGTAACTAATCACGAACCATGAAAAGGAGAGACCAGGCTAATCACGAACTATAAATTATTCTACCCATGTCAAGATATTTTTTTTAGCACTCTCTCAAATTGTTTTTGAATgttgtactttttttttttttttttaaataggggAGGGCACTGCTGGAATTGAAATATAAACTCTCTTGCACCGAGAAGCAGAGCTACGAACTTTTAATGTTTCTTTTCTGCTTAGTGGTGTGAGAGAGCGGATATTTCGAGCAATGTAAAACAGATTTACTGTTTAATCAAAATCAAGGTTGCTCTTCCGAATTCCTGGGTCAAAGTAAATCAGACAATCCATGTAGTTATTGATTTGATCCTATAATGATTTGAAACAATAATGATTAGTAATTAACAGTGTTGTTAAAATGGAATTTGACTTGTTAGGTAATGGTGAAGATAATGATTTGTCCACTGCATCATCACAACACAAGACTAGCACTTAGGTGTCGCCCATTACATCCTTATTATGGCTTTGCGCTATTAAGCGTACCACTTGTCTTTCTTCAGCAACATGATTTTGATTAGGAAAAAAACAAAGATTTTCAACCTCAAAAGGCTGTCTTCTAAATGCCTTTTACCTTCTAGTTGGACACGTACAAGTACTAGTactaaaataaagaataaaaagcTTTTCTTTTATTGCAAAAGAAAATTTccacaaattaatttattggaAAAGTATGGTTGAAGAAGACATACACCTTCCAATAGTTGCtcagatttgatttaaactgTACATTGATAATTTTTAACAGTGAACAGGCATTTGTCTCAAATCAACCTTTTTTTGCTAACCAAGGTAGGATCTCATTGCAAAGCCTTACAATGGGTAAAAGGATAATGCAACATAAAATTAAGAGAAAGTATTGATGTAAAAGGAATCATTTAGCACACTCTTTTTAGCTAAAGTATAAGCTGCCACGTTCCCCTCTTATTGACACGAGCAATAGAGCCACCATTCCAAGAGAATAATTTATCTCTGCTTCTTTGCTTGCCCTGATATTATTTATCAGATTGAAATCTCATATTTTCAAATTTCCATCCAAACACGAGGTTAGATGATTGTATTTACATCCAGAAATCTTTTCCATTGTATTATTACGTACATATGTAAACGCCCCTCCTTTTTCTTCCTTGAGCCATTTTGTACAAACAAATTATCAACTGCTTCACTTGGCAAAGAATCATAGTGAATAAACTTTACAAGTGTATGTCCAAATAATTGATGGGTGGGACCGACACTGATCCCAACAAATCACCTCTCAAGCTTCTGAGATAGCTCTGCAAGTGCCCGATAAAGAATTGCTGCAGCAGGTGGGCTTGGCAGACACCCAAGAAGTATATCTGATGCACTTATCGACTGGCTTCCATAAAATCTTGAATTCTCTTTTGCACGTGTAGTCACAATACTCCCTTCAAGTGAACATCCAACAAATGCTCCTGCATATTCAACGATTCACATATAAGCTTTAAGGAACAGTATTCATAGTCAGAAATGAGATCCAAGAAAAAAGAGAGGGATTTAGCAGCTACAGCATTTTGTTAGACGTGACGGATATTAAAAACAGAAGGCGATTTTCAGGTTAAATATTACCACATCTTGAAATTTTGAGAACATGGCaattttaattaacaaaatattaaCTGAGATGTTAAAATTTACAAATACCTTTACTGCAGCTGTATGTGTAACATGCAGCATGCCCACGGTCACCAGCTCTCAGATCAGCTTCAACTGCTCGTCCAATGATAccaactgctgcactcaaacCAGCACCTAGTGAAACATGTGCATTGCTGCAAAACGTCTTGACAGCGTCATTTGTTCTCAACACAATTACGAAATCTGTCAATTCACCTCCAGCCTGCATATAAATCAACCCCTTGTTAATAGAAACGCACACCCTCCTAAAAAGTTCCTAAATCATACCAAAAGCTAAATTCATTAAGCAGAGATTtatagaaacaaaaaaaaaaaagggcatCAGACCCTTTCCAGCACAAATAATTGGAAGTTGAATCAAACCCAAGAAAATTCTAGGAGCAAGTATCAACTGCATGACATACACTAAAGTGCTCTGTTTAAGGTATCAAAACCTCCTCAAGTTGTGGTTGAAAAAGTAGAGATCTTGGAGGTCTTGAAAGACCTAAAAACCTTAACCTCCCTAATAAATCTCTCTCAAACAACATACTTGATCCAAAAATAGAGTAAGCTTATCCAACCATAGAATGATAAAATGGTTTCCATTCTAATTACATCAAACATGTAAAGTTTACAAGTTGTAATCAAAGTTAGAGAGACAGAGACTTGTAACCTGAGCTCCCCAACCCATGCCAAATGAAGATACAGCAGAGGGTGGAGACCATGAGCCATCTTCTCTGCGGGCAATTACAAGTCCAGTTCCAACATTATATGTAACCATCACTCCAACTTTCACAACTGTGATTATTGCAAGGCCTTTTGCTCGTCCTAGAATGGCATCTGGAATTGATTTCTCAGGTTTTAGACAAACTGCCTGACAAGTGAGAATGGAGATACATCACTACAGTTTCAAGAAAGATAATGCAGTTATAGCAGAAAACTTCTTTGGCTACACAAGTCTGCTGCAcctcatttccttttttatcattttcacaTCCAGTTTATGTATAATTGCATATATAATACGAGAGGTGAATAGCAGATTCTCAAGGCTAATGCAAACACTTTCTAAATAATAGGCAGGCTTGATTGAATTCCAATTGAACAAGAGAGTGCAGAGGATACCCCTAAACTTAATTTATTAAGCAACAAaaatgagagagagaaagaaagaggaCAGATTTAAAAATGGGTGAGATCTAAAGCCTTACCTTGTTATAGCCCTGAATTGTGTTTGCTGCCTTATAAATCTCATATTCCATGGTCTGTCCCCATGGAAAGTTAACCCAGGATCTCAAAGTACTAAGGTCTGTCAAGTCATGTGTTGGCAACTGGGCAGCATGGCTTACTTGGTCCATCAGGTACGGCTGGACTGTCTCAAGCCGcacacaacatacatcacagACACGTTGAGGATCTGCAATACGGAACTTCACTGGCAACAAACTCCTTCCTTTGGAGCACTCACCACAAAATATTCCTCCACAAAACCTGCAATGATGCCTGGAGCACATGATTGGATGAAACCGCACACCACATAGCATGCAAGCTGATGCAGCACTATCAGCCAACCATTTTGGAGGCTCTGCTTCAAGAATCTCCGTTACATTACCAAAATTGACTTCTGTGAGAGTTTGAGCCATCTCTTGCCAAGCTTGCTCTAATAGATGGCTTGATATCCATGAAAAATTGCTACTACGAATATCACCTGAAGCAATAGCTCTCACTTTTCCGTTAGCTGCAAGTAACATTTCCACTATCACATCCCACATGGTTAAATCCTTCTCTTCTCCAAGGTACTGGTTCCAGCCCATGTCACCTTCAGGAAAATAACCACCATTTGAATGAAAACCTCTGCTCCACTCTTCATGATCATTTTCCACCATGGGAGGAACAGAAACAGGTATCCAAACGCCAGTTTCTTCAGAAAGAGGTGAATCATAGAAAAAGTATTTCCCTAGCTTTTTCTCACTGGTCTTTGTTCCTTTCTTCTCATTGTTTCTAGCATCATTTTCTGCAGGGGTAGGAATTTCATGGGTCCCAAGCCCAATGGTGGCTGCAGAATTATAGAAATCTGTAGAACTTTCAAGTCCCCCATTATCCTAATATCAGAATaatcataaattaaaagaaaaaacgaAGAAAGGGACATGTATAATTGAAAGGAGGAGataataacatatcatatcaaatttctttcttttcaatttcCCTCTCATCATTAGGAAGCATTATCCTAGTTTCTGATTTCCAAGTAAAACCAGCATTAATATACTAGTCTAGAGTTAGTGAATTTGAATGAGTTCAAGAATTTTAGTAGATAATTTAAGTACTGTTGCGGTGTTATTTTAAGATATTAGACACCAATTAGTGTAAATGGCTCTCATGGATTAAATTTCACAGATAGATGCTctattttccttattcaagatgAACAGTCACAAATTTATctgaaaccaaaaaaaaaacctcAGGTTTCAAGGCGGAAAATCACTGAACTACATGACaaagttaattttattgatgagtGATAAAGGTCAAACATTGCTTTCACAGCTATAACAAgctcaaaattataaatgaaacAATCGAAATTTGACATAACCGATAAATTAACAAGACCTCTCATCACAGGGAAAACAGAAACCTGAAATCATTCAAGTCAAACCAATAATGCAGAAACACGCAACCAAGTAAAGGAAATAAACATTCAATCCAAAACTTTATCGATGAGTACAAGGGACAAAAGTTTACCGGGAGAGAATTGGAAACCCTAGTCTCCAAATTCCCAATTCCTTCAACTTCAAGGTGAGGTTCAAAATTTAGAGAATTACCCTCCATATCAAACAAGGGAAGAAGTAAAATTCGGcatatagaaaaagaaaagggtaaTACTAGAAAGAAAACGCGATGAGAAAATTCAAAGATAAGAAGCAGGCAGAGAGACACAGAGAATAGAATTAAGGGAAGGACAGGAATTAGGGAAGAAGgcggtagtgattgagttgatGAAGGGAACTGGGCAGGCGTAAAGGCGTCTTCTTTAGCGTAATTGAGCTCTCCTGTTGCTTGTATATCTGTTTTTGTTTTCCTCATTCCGTGTCTtctcatccttctttttcagtAATACCAAATCGGAGAtaatggctttttttttttaatttcttttttttggaaaatcagaaaaatataatttatttatcaagATATCTCTATTtaacaaagaaacaaaaaataaatgtttagaattaaaaaaaatatgaattatttaaCTTTAAGATTCTTTCATTATATTTAACTTTATGGTGATGTGAGGTATATTGAAAGGATGGGACGaaaattattagtttaattatataatttatatttttatatttcttaagAGTTGcatgataaaatcaaataattgtATTTTCTAATGAGGCAGCTATTTGTTATTTGTgaacttaaaattataataacataaATATCACAACAATTATATTAACAGTTTcattgaaatttatataaaattatatatttattatttttgatgatctgagatccagaaaatagggttttataaTGGGTTCTATAAAATTGGAAAAATCTAGACCTAAAGGactgtatttctccttttatctgTTTCTTTTTGTCCACTAatgacgtgtaacagaatgtatatcattgggccacctgttccTGTCtcgttgatatggacgtacgaggaaatcagatcgctACCCCATGCATAACGGTTTCTGATTCTTCCCGGGCACGCATGCGGGTGGTCCCCTGTGACGGATGGGTAGGCCTCCCTCCTGATCCTGAACTGAGCCGAAAGGTAGAATTAAGACTGAACCTAGAGAGAATCTGTTCGTTGGGCCGACAATGCTGGGCCGACCTGGTTGAAGAGACTAACTGGAGTCCGGTCTCAAGGCTGAACGGATCAGACCTGGTGCATGTGTGAGACTTGAGAGTCTCTAAATAATGAACTAGTATCGTGGGTCTGGCCCCAGAtcggggtggagaaatccagcggtcatcaattttaatttttataatgaagaaaaataagcaAAACATAGCAAAAAGTAGAAATGAAACCAAAAAATAATGAAGAAAAATCTTGTTAACCGATAATTACCGCTTCCTCTTCCCCTCGCTCTTTTCGTCTTCTCAACTCACTTTTGTAATTCCATTTACATATTTTTGTAATTCCACTTGCATATTAATAGCCTATGTATAAgttttaatgtaaatattttacTCCAAAGTTATTGGttcattatttatataatttttgaatttccTATTATTTATTGTGGTTTAAACTCCCTTCTTTAATAATAACATGAATTACTTTTTAAACTCTAAGTAACAACTTATATTCATTTCCACTAAAAAACAACTTAGATTATATTTAATTGAATACAATTGCATTTGATATTGAGACTtccttttacaaaaattttattgtcaaatttttttatttcggCAGGACTCTAGAAATTCGGGTCCAGTTGAGACCCACGCCAGAATGATTGAGTCTAGATCCAATTAGGACCCAAGATACGACCCTACGTCTTATAAAAGTTCGGGCATGGTCGAGGTAAGCTGGACTTGGCCAAAATTCATTTGAGGGACTCTAACCCCATATATCTAATGTCCACGTGGAACAATAGACCCCATATCGTCCGGAATTGTGTCCCAATGACGTTGTATGGAATTAAATGGCAACCTAACAAAAGAAGAGGATAGAGTACCTTCGTACGTATGGCCAGCGTGAATGTGACAGGAATGGACTAGCACTAGACGACAGTTACACATCACTAAAAGATAAAAAGAGAGGAGAATAAAAGGATACGCAAGAAAAATAGAAGGTAAGCTTACCAAAATATGCTATGAGCCTAATCCTGATTGGATCTCAGACATCAATTGGTGTCGTCTATGGAACGAAGGAGATCCTATCGTCATTGGAGTTCTCATCCTCATTCCCCATTGAGATTCACATAGCCAATCATGACGAAAACCATACTGAAAATATCCCAAACGACCTAGGCTCAATTCAGAAAGGTCCACAATTCTCGTTCTCTAGCCCAACCATCCCAATAAATTAGCCATCCATATTATTTAACCCTTCGCCAAGCTCAGCCAGGACCATGCATTGAACAACCTTATCTGATCAAGAACTGCAAAGCATGGCTCTCCAGTTACAGAATACTGCCTACTGGCTAGGCCAGATGTTACAGCAAAGAGGACTTAGTACTCCATTGAGCATACCCCCTATAGCCGAGAGGCTCAACATTAATGAGCTCTAACCCACATTGAACTATCAAATCTTCCAATAGAGCAGTAGGAGAACAGACAATGGAGACGGAGAGGCTAGTTAGAGAAACGACCTGATAGCCCGAGCTAGAGGTAGGATAGTGAGGGAGATTATCGAGAATGATGCAGCTGAGAGCTACTCTTCCGAATCAGTAGAAAGGTTGGAGAGTGAAGAGCTAGAAAGAAGCTACTTCCTAGAGAAGAGGCCTAGAAGGAAAGACGTAGACATAgataaaaaattagaaagatTTAAAGAGCAACTATTAATAAAGTTGGGAGCACGAGACAACAACAGTCCCCTATTGCTAACCTCATCGCCGTTTGTAAAATGGGTTCAATAGGAAACTATACCAAATAAGTTCATGGTGCCAGCTATGGCAGTCTATAATGGGACGAAAAACCCCCGAGAGCATGTCTTGAACTATAAGcattcatggagttgcaaactcctTCAGACGCCCTGATGTGTAAGGTCTTTCTAACCACCTTAACAAAACCAACCTGGACATGTTTTAACAGCTTGGAGTCAGGGAGCATCAAGAAATTTATAGATCTGGCTAGTGTATTCATCAGCAAATTCATTGTCGAAGTTCCTGCAAAAAGAAAGATGAGTTATTTAGAGACCATGCAGTAGAGGAAGAATGAATCTCTGAGAGAGTATGTTGTCAGAATTAACTCTGAGGCTTTGCAGATACCTGAGCTGGACGAAGGAAGAGTGGTAGAGGTTATGCAGAAGGGCACAACCTCTCCGAATTTCTTTGGGTCGTTGTGCCAAAAGCCCCCTACTACCCTGTCAGAGCTGATGAAAAGGGTAGAGAAATATATAAGACAGGATAATGCCTTGATGACTAGCCAATTTTCCAGGGATGACAGAGAAGGAGGAAGGGTTGGGAAAGACAAGAGACAAGATAGGTCAGAAAGGAGACAGGAACAAATACTAGAGGCACTGAACAAACACCGATGGGAAAGAAACGAACAGAGACCTTATCAACCCTGGCTCCCTACTGAAGTCACTCCTCTGAAcgtgtccagagccgaagtgctcatagcAGTTCAGGATAAAGATTTCGTATAATGGCCCAAGCCCATGAAAGTAGAAATAAGCAGAAGAGACACAGATAAATATTGCCAATACCATAGCACACATGGCCATGACACAAACGACTGCTATCAGCTAATAAACGAGATAGAAAGGCTGATTAAGAAAGGCCATCTTCGGAATTTCGTGAAGAAGCTAGAGGGCCAGAGGCAATAGCAATGTGCCGCTAGAGAAAGGCCTAGGAGGCAGATCGGAGTACTAATAAACGACGGCTCTAGTGGAATAATCAACATGATTGTAGGAGAGACTGGAGGTTGTATGAGTAGGAGGGGGAAAAAGAGaagcaaaaatgaaaatgaaagtgGGGTAAAGGTGATGCAAGTTGCTAAGCACTCTCCGATAACCGTCTCCTTCTCCCCAGAGGATGCACAAGGGGTGCAGATGCCCCACGACGATGCCCTGGTCATCGAAGCTGTCATCCATAACTTCAGGGTTCGTAAGGTGTTGGTTGATGATGCGAGCAAAGTGAATCTATTACGCTACCGAGTCTTTCAGTAGATGAAGATACTTAAGGAGCAACTCGTCAGGGACCAAGCCCCAGTCAAAGGGATAGATAGAACCACATTAGCGGCGAAAGGTAAAGTGAAAGTAGCCCTCACTTTAGGGGAGCCACCCCTGTCACGGACTCACTACGCAATATTTCTGGTGGTGAAGTTATCGTTGAGTTACAATGTCATCCTAGGAAGACCAATGCTGTATGATTTTAAAGCCGTGACTAGCATTCGATATCTGACCATGAAATTCCCAACAGAGGCAGGGGTTAAAATTGTCCGGGGAAGGCAGGAGGAGGCCAGAGCTATACACCTAGCCACGGTAGAGGAACAATGCATCCAGCCAAAGGAGATAAAACATGAAGTTATGGAGGTTAGAGACGAAAGGAAGGAGGCTAGAACCAAACCTGTGGACAAGTTGGAGAACTTCCCATTATCTAGAGAAGAAAGCAACAAGGTCTTCAACATCAATTCGAGCCTAGAAAAAAGCCAAA
Protein-coding sequences here:
- the LOC110604989 gene encoding BES1/BZR1 homolog protein 4 isoform X1, encoding MTSGTRMPTWKERENNKRRERRRRAIAAKIYAGLRMYGNYKLPKHCDNNEVLKALCNEAGWTVEEDGTTYRKGCKPVERMDIMGGSASASPCSSYQPSPCASYNPSPGSSSFPSPVSTRYTANNNGNTDANSLIPWLKNLSSSSSSKHPHQLFIHSGSISAPVTPPLSSPTARTPRTKNDWDDPMAGSSWAGQNYPFLPSSMPSSTPPSPGRQVLPDSGWLAGIEIPLSGPSSPTFSLVSRNPFGFRDEPLSGAGSRMWTPGQSGTCSPAVPAGVDQTADVPMADSMAAEFAFGSHTTGLVKPWEGERIHEECVSDDLELTLGNSSTR
- the LOC110604989 gene encoding BES1/BZR1 homolog protein 4 isoform X2, producing the protein MTSGTRMPTWKERENNKRRERRRRAIAAKIYAGLRMYGNYKLPKHCDNNEVLKALCNEAGWTVEEDGTTYRKGCKPVERMDIMGGSASASPCSSYQPSPCASYNPSPGSSSFPSPVSTRYTANNNGNTDANSLIPWLKNLSSSSSSKHPHQLFIHSGSISAPVTPPLSSPTARTPRTKNDWDDPMAGSSWAGQNYPFLPSSMPSSTPPSPGRQVLPDSGWLAGIEIPLSGPSSPTFSLVSRNPFGFRDEPLSGAGSRMWTPGQSGTCSPAVPAGVDQTADVPMADSMAAEFAFGSHTTGLVKPWEGERIHEECVSDDLELTLGNSSTR
- the LOC110604989 gene encoding BES1/BZR1 homolog protein 4 isoform X3, whose translation is MTSGCKPVERMDIMGGSASASPCSSYQPSPCASYNPSPGSSSFPSPVSTRYTANNNGNTDANSLIPWLKNLSSSSSSKHPHQLFIHSGSISAPVTPPLSSPTARTPRTKNDWDDPMAGSSWAGQNYPFLPSSMPSSTPPSPGRQVLPDSGWLAGIEIPLSGPSSPTFSLVSRNPFGFRDEPLSGAGSRMWTPGQSGTCSPAVPAGVDQTADVPMADSMAAEFAFGSHTTGLVKPWEGERIHEECVSDDLELTLGNSSTR
- the LOC110604988 gene encoding uncharacterized protein LOC110604988 isoform X2; protein product: MRRHGMRKTKTDIQATGELNYAKEDAFTPAQFPSSTQSLPPSSLIPVLPLILFSVSLCLLLIFEFSHRVFFLVLPFSFSICRILLLPLFDMEGNSLNFEPHLEVEGIGNLETRVSNSLPDNGGLESSTDFYNSAATIGLGTHEIPTPAENDARNNEKKGTKTSEKKLGKYFFYDSPLSEETGVWIPVSVPPMVENDHEEWSRGFHSNGGYFPEGDMGWNQYLGEEKDLTMWDVIVEMLLAANGKVRAIASGDIRSSNFSWISSHLLEQAWQEMAQTLTEVNFGNVTEILEAEPPKWLADSAASACMLCGVRFHPIMCSRHHCRFCGGIFCGECSKGRSLLPVKFRIADPQRVCDVCCVRLETVQPYLMDQVSHAAQLPTHDLTDLSTLRSWVNFPWGQTMEYEIYKAANTIQGYNKAGGELTDFVIVLRTNDAVKTFCSNAHVSLGAGLSAAVGIIGRAVEADLRAGDRGHAACYTYSCSKGAFVGCSLEGSIVTTRAKENSRFYGSQSISASDILLGCLPSPPAAAILYRALAELSQKLER
- the LOC110604988 gene encoding uncharacterized protein LOC110604988 isoform X1; its protein translation is MRRHGMRKTKTDIQATGELNYAKEDAFTPAQFPSSTQSLPPSSLIPVLPLILFSVSLCLLLIFEFSHRVFFLVLPFSFSICRILLLPLFDMEGNSLNFEPHLEVEGIGNLETRVSNSLPDNGGLESSTDFYNSAATIGLGTHEIPTPAENDARNNEKKGTKTSEKKLGKYFFYDSPLSEETGVWIPVSVPPMVENDHEEWSRGFHSNGGYFPEGDMGWNQYLGEEKDLTMWDVIVEMLLAANGKVRAIASGDIRSSNFSWISSHLLEQAWQEMAQTLTEVNFGNVTEILEAEPPKWLADSAASACMLCGVRFHPIMCSRHHCRFCGGIFCGECSKGRSLLPVKFRIADPQRVCDVCCVRLETVQPYLMDQVSHAAQLPTHDLTDLSTLRSWVNFPWGQTMEYEIYKAANTIQGYNKAVCLKPEKSIPDAILGRAKGLAIITVVKVGVMVTYNVGTGLVIARREDGSWSPPSAVSSFGMGWGAQAGGELTDFVIVLRTNDAVKTFCSNAHVSLGAGLSAAVGIIGRAVEADLRAGDRGHAACYTYSCSKGAFVGCSLEGSIVTTRAKENSRFYGSQSISASDILLGCLPSPPAAAILYRALAELSQKLER